A single region of the Brassica rapa cultivar Chiifu-401-42 chromosome A03, CAAS_Brap_v3.01, whole genome shotgun sequence genome encodes:
- the LOC103856578 gene encoding interactor of constitutive active ROPs 3: MQTQKASNGSPDVPKKVSPRAARPLKITALEPDSPATPISANNRTPKNKSPKFLDRRSPRSPVSEKKRPSRITELESLVSHLQEELKKAKDQATVSETSKKQAEEEAEESRKHLEELSSKLQETHNQECYLKSGASGDEIAGLAFVVEEIRQLKHQIENVASSEANHMKQAELRNSEIHLLRGNLMDTLFLVENFRNQLKDCEVSEAETEALATETLRQLENAKKAVEELKSDGAKAVESYKKMAGELEHSKSRMVLLEGLVTKDKDYEEVSSLRSEVERLREALEASDRKGQEGSVEASSRLRIQAELQSELKIARSEIDELKARLVDKEAELEFVSEEKDNLYLKETDVEAELKQLREVVETFKADVMDKETELQIVSDENETLKSDINQRERDVQDVLVKLGIAMEEADKSSKRAVRVAEQLDATQASNSEMEIELRKLKVQSNQWRKAAEAATAMLSAGNNGKCDKTNSPYSEDVDDEVAKKKNGNVLKKIGVLWKKNQK; this comes from the exons ATGCAGACCCAAAAGGCTAG TAATGGATCTCCGGATGTTCCCAAGAAAGTGTCTCCTCGAGCTGCTCGGCCACTGAAGATTACAGCTCTAGAGCCTGACTCTCCTGCCACTCCTATCTCAGCTAATAACAGAACACCAAAGAACAAAAGTCCAAAATTTCTGGACCGTAGGTCTCCAAGAAGTCCTGTCTCAGAG AAGAAGAGGCCAAGCAGAATAACGGAGCTCGAGTCACTAGTCTCACACCTTCAAGAGGAGCTGAAGAAGGCCAAAGATCAAGCCACAGTGTCCGAGACATCAAAGAAGCAAGCAGAGGAAGAAGCAGAAGAGTCCAGGAAACATCTAGAAGAACTTTCCTCTAAGCTCCAGGAGACTCATAATCAGGAATGCTATTTGAAGTCTGGTGCTAGTGGTGATGAAATTGCAGGATTGGCTTTTGTTGTTGAGGAGATCAGACAACTCAAGCATCAGATTGAGAATGTGGCTTCTTCTGAAGCTAATCACATGAAGCAAGCTGAGCTGCGTAACTCGGAGATTCACCTTTTGAGAGGAAACTTGATGGACACGCTTTTCCTTGTTGAGAATTTTAGAAACCAGCTTAAGGACTGCGAGGTGTCAGAAGCTGAAACGGAGGCTTTAGCCACCGAGACTCTTAGGCAACTGGAGAATGCTAAAAAGGCAGTGGAAGAGCTGAAGTCAGATGGCGCAAAGGCTGTTGAGAGTTATAAGAAGATGGCTGGAGAGCTTGAACATTCAAAATCAAGAATGGTACTGCTTGAAGGTCTTGTGACTAAAGATAAAGACTATGAAGAAGTATCTTCCTTAAGAAGTGAGGTAGAGCGTCTGAGAGAGGCTTTAGAAGCTTCTGATAGAAAGGGCCAAGAGGGGAGTGTGGAGGCTTCTTCTCGGTTAAGGATACAAGCTGAGCTTCAGTCTGAGTTAAAGATTGCTAGATCCGAGATAGATGAGCTGAAGGCGAGGTTGGTGGATAAGGAAGCAGAGTTAGAGTTTGTCTCAGAGGAGAAAGATAACCTATACCTGAAGGAGACAGATGTTGAAGCTGAGCTGAAGCAACTAAGGGAGGTGGTGGAGACTTTTAAGGCGGATGTGATGGATAAAGAGACAGAACTCCAGATAGTTTCAGACGAGAACGAGACGTTGAAGTCAGATATCAACCAGAGGGAGAGGGATGTGCAAGACGTGCTGGTGAAGCTAGGGATTGCGATGGAAGAAGCTGACAAGAGTAGCAAGAGAGCGGTGAGAGTGGCTGAGCAGCTGGATGCAACTCAAGCGTCGAACTCTGAGATGGAGATAGAGCTCAGGAAGCTCAAAGTTCAGTCTAACCAGTGGAGGAAAGCTGCTGAAGCAGCTACGGCTATGCTCTCTGCTGGAAACAACGGGAAGTGTGATAAAACGAACTCTCCTTACTCTGAGGATGTTGATGATGAAGtggcaaagaagaagaatgggaATGTGCTTAAGAAGATTGGTGTTTTGTGGAAGAAGAATCAGAAATAG
- the LOC103856579 gene encoding dof zinc finger protein DOF5.3 — translation MDHLLQQQDVFGNYNKAREAMGGSCLDHDQKKPSPATGAARPQPPELAVRCPRCDSTNTKFCYYNNYSLSQPRYFCKSCRRYWTKGGTLRNIPVGGGCRKNKRSATRSLRTTPEPASHDGKAFSGGIFGGYSNNDHIDLSLAFALLNKQPPGSSSQLGFGSSHQSDMESVFGTSQQKGNAGYAFGSGSSGLDMAMSDPNKVLWGFPWQMNGESFGMMNMGGGGHVDQLDSGKEIWTNMNYINSGALM, via the exons ATGGATCATTTGCTACAGCAACAG gATGTTTTTGGGAATTATAACAAAGCAAGAGAAGCCATGGGAGGATCATGTTTAGACCATGATCAGAAGAAACCTTCTCCGGCAACTGGGGCGGCGAGGCCACAGCCACCGGAGCTAGCCGTGAGATGTCCACGTTGCGACTCAACGAACACAAAGTTTTGCTACTACAACAACTACAGCCTCTCTCAGCCTCGCTACTTCTGCAAATCATGTCGGAGATATTGGACCAAAGGCGGAACCCTAAGGAACATTCCCGTCGGAGGCGGCTGCCGGAAGAACAAACGGTCGGCGACAAGAAGCCTTAGAACCACCCCGGAACCAGCGTCCCACGACGGCAAAGCGTTCTCGGGGGGGATTTTCGGTGGGTATAGTAACAATGACCACATTGATCTCAGCTTAGCCTTTGCATTGCTAAACAAGCAACCTCCGGGGAGTTCTTCGCAGCTAGGGTTCGGTAGCTCTCATCAGTCTGACATGGAGAGTGTGTTTGGAACAAGCCAACAGAAGGGGAACGCTGGTTATGCGTTTGGAAGCGGTAGCAGCGGTTTGGATATGGCCATGAGTGATCCAAACAAGGTCTTATGGGGATTTCCCTGGCAGATGAATGGAGAGAGCTTTGGGATGATGAACATGGGAGGAGGTGGTCATGTAGACCAGCTTGACTCAGGGAAAGAAATTTGGACCAATATGAACTATATTAATTCTGGTGCTTTGATGTAG